In Hevea brasiliensis isolate MT/VB/25A 57/8 unplaced genomic scaffold, ASM3005281v1 Scaf412, whole genome shotgun sequence, the following proteins share a genomic window:
- the LOC131177338 gene encoding disease resistance protein RUN1-like, whose translation MTCTSPLKASSFSSSSSSFLAFSSSPPWKYHVFLSFTYEDNDQNFVGCFYKKLIQKGLYAIKDSGQRERGKSSSPEFNLKAIEESRFLVVLLSEKYVSSSRCLDELVKIMECWETINGQVVVPIFYNVDPSAIIEFQRGSTAAEASVKLEENFMEEREKMQRRREALTKVATTTYGWVSRGWEETMFIEEIVRDISDKLHYTSSRDTCNLVGMGTHITEMEKILCLESNAVQMVGIWGMGGIGKTTIVKFIYDRICSQFQAHCFLANVKEDFRNLGAAALREKLLCKGLLLERKLLNRWTFNAGFNMIKKRLCHKKVLVVLDDVDDWKQLEIFVNGSAWFGPGSRIIITTRDKHLLEAHGVKNIYQVSYLKNDQALQLFSQYAFKQNNPRMEYLELSERFSLYAKGLPLALKVLGSFLNDKSILEWQTVQDKLTIIPDLRIHDVLRISFDDLDDTQRDVFLDIACFFNGWDMKIARDILECCGFFPDIALAVLKDRALITISDDMLLMHDMLQEMGQEIVRQQSKEEPGERSRLWIPEDIYQVLTTERGTRTVEGISLDMSKTREMHLQPSAFTGMSHLRLLNFYLHDSSTGYKAKVHLPHGLQSLSHQLRYLHWHGFPMKSLPSNFCTEKLVALELPYCRAGQLWTGIQPLVNLKRISLPQSKYLTTIPDLSEAINIESIDLQGCKSLVELPSSIQYLSKLEHLNLRLVRPLKIFLAELIQNSFENFI comes from the exons ATGACTTGTACGAGTCCTCTTAaggcttcttctttttcttcttcttcttcttctttccttgccTTCAGTTCCAGCCCTCCCTGGAAGTACCATGTGTTCTTGAGCTTCACGTATGAAGATAATGACCAAAATTTTGTTGGTTGTTTTTATAAAAAGTTAATCCAAAAAGGACTATACGCCATCAAAGATAGTGGACAACGAGAGAGAGGTAAATCATCTTCACCAGAATTTAATCTAAAAGCCATTGAAGAATCAAGATTTTTGGTCGTCCTCCTCTCTGAAAAGTATGTTTCTTCCTCTCGGTGCTTGGATGAACTTGTTAAGATCATGGAATGCTGGGAGACAATTAACGGACAAGTAGTTGTACCCATTTTCTATAACGTTGATCCATCTGCTATAATCGAGTTCCAGAGAGGCAGTACTGCAGCAGAAGCCTCTGTGAAGCTCGAAGAAAATTTCATGGAGGAGAGGGAAAAAATGCAAAGACGGAGGGAAGCTCTAACAAAAGTGGCCACCACAACATACGGTTGGGTTTCACGTGGAtg GGAGGAGACAATGTTCATAGAGGAAATTGTAAGAGATATTTCAGATAAATTACATTATACATCATCAAGAGATACTTGCAACCTGGTTGGAATGGGTACCCACATAACAGAAATGGAAAAGATATTATGCTTGGAGTCGAATGCTGTCCAAATGGTAGGAATCTGGGGCATGGGTGGCATAGGAAAAACAACAATTGTCAAGTTTATTTATGACAGGATTTGTAGCCAATTTCAAGCTCATTGCTTTCTTGCAAATGTTAAAGAGGATTTCAGAAACCTTGGCGCTGCAGCTTTACGAGAGAAACTTCTTTGCAAAGGCTTATTGCTAGAAAGAAAACTTCTGAATAGATGGACCTTTAATGCTGGTTTTAATATGATCAAGAAAAGGCTCTGTCACAAAAAGGTTCTTGTTGTTCTTGATGATGTGGATGATTGGAAGCAGTTGGAAATCTTTGTCAATGGATCTGCTTGGTTCGGTCCAGGAAGTAGGATCATCATCACCACTCGCGATAAACACTTGCTAGAAGCACATGGAGTGAAGAATATATATCAGGTTTCATATCTGAAAAATGATCAAGCCCTTCAGCTGTTTAGTCAATATGCATTCAAACAAAACAATCCCAGAATGGAGTACTTAGAGCTGTCAGAACGGTTTTCATTGTATGCTAAAGGTCTACCCTTGGCTTTGAAGGTGTTGGGTTCTTTTCTCAACGATAAAAGCATACTCGAGTGGCAAACTGTTCAAGATAAGCTCACAATAATTCCTGACTTGAGAATTCATGATGTGCTAAGAATAAGCTTTGATGATTTGGATGATACACAAAGGGATGTATTTCTTGATATTGCATGCTTTTTCAATGGTTGGGACATGAAAATTGCAAGAGATATTCTAGAATGTTGTGGTTTCTTTCCAGATATTGCACTTGCAGTTCTCAAGGACAGAGCTCTTATAACCATTTCAGATGATATGTTGTTGATGCATGATATGTTACAGGAAATGGGTCAGGAAATTGTACGACAGCAATCCAAGGAAGAGCCTGGAGAACGTAGTAGGTTGTGGATTCCTGAGGATATTTACCAAGTATTAACGACAGAAAGG GGGACCAGAACAGTTGAAGGCATATCCTTGGACATGTCTAAAACAAGAGAGATGCACTTGCAACCCAGTGCCTTTACAGGAATGAGCCATCTTAGATTGCTCAATTTCTATCTGCATGATTCATCTACAGGCTACAAAGCTAAAGTGCACCTTCCTCATGGCCTTCAATCTCTTTCTCATCAGCTGAGGTATCTCCATTGGCATGGATTTCCTATGAAATCTTTGCCGTCAAATTTTTGCACCGAGAAGCTTGTTGCGCTTGAGCTACCTTACTGTAGGGCTGGACAACTCTGGACGGGAATACAG CCTCTTGTGAATTTAAAAAGGATTAGCCTACCTCAGAGCAAATACTTGACTACTATTCCTGATCTCTCAGAGGCCATAAATATTGAGAGTATTGATCTTCAAGGTTGTAAAAGTTTGGTTGAGCTTCCGTCGTCTATTCAGTATCTTAGCAAGTTGGAGCACCTCAATCTTAGACTTGTAAGGCCCTTAAAAATCTTCCTTGCAGAATTGATTCAAAATTCCTTCGAGAATTTCATTTAA